A single Pieris rapae chromosome 2, ilPieRapa1.1, whole genome shotgun sequence DNA region contains:
- the LOC110996456 gene encoding thioredoxin domain-containing protein has product MQLKLCFLTLLYVLRVDSDQLRSVSDDELLQLIKEKEKLVAVFNKPNCKECEKLERVVDDLQADFEKQLNALTVKVVNSHLARLYSPTKEPALVFFRHGVPLLYNGEADEGEMYGYLEKNQSPSVKELTDKIFEHLTQAATGATTGDWFVMFYGASCVECQRLHAVWEGVGATLRGRVNVARMDSNLAGVLTAKRFKVSKLPTFLFFRLGKVYRYDLPKYDIKSFVTFAQDWYKNVKGEAVPLLSSPFDDVVDWSVEMIKFSIKLGVEILAKYPWIWQIGVTGFGLVALTAIIALMKARKSKPTKTVKKDKKKK; this is encoded by the exons atgcaattaaaactttgtttCTTAACTCTACTGTATGTTTTACGTGTAGATAGTGATCAATTGCGGAGTGTTAGTGACGATGAACTATTGCAACTCATAAAAGAAAAGGAGAAACTAGTTGCTGTATTCA ATAAACCCAATTGCAAAGAATGTGAAAAATTGGAAAGAGTTGTGGACGATTTACAAGCCGATTTTGAAAAGCAGTTAAATGCTCTAACAGTTAAGGTGGTAAACAGTCATTTAGCTCGTCTTTATAGTCCAACTAAGGAACCAGCATTAGTATTCTTTAGACATGGTGTACCACTTCTTTATAAtg GTGAAGCTGATGAGGGTGAGATGTATGGTTacttagaaaaaaatcaatcacCATCAGTTAAAGAGTTAACAGATAAGATATTTGAACACTTAACACAAGCCGCAACTGGTGCCACTACTGGAGATTGGTTTGTTATGTT CTATGGTGCATCTTGTGTAGAATGTCAAAGACTTCATGCAGTATGGGAAGGTGTTGGAGCTACATTGCGTGGAAGAGTAAATGTAGCTAGAATGGATTCCAATTTAGCAGGAGTCCTTACTGCTAAGAGATTTAAAGTGTCAAAGTTgccaacatttttatt cTTTCGCCTGGGAAAAGTGTATCGATATGATCTACCAAAATATGATATCAAATCATTTGTAACTTTTGCTCAAGACtggtataaaaatgttaaagggGAGGCTGTACCACTATTGTCTTCACCATT TGATGATGTTGTGGACTGGAGTGTTGAGATGATaaagttttcaataaaacttgGAGTTGAGATATTAGCAAAATATCCATGGATCTGGCAGATAGGAGTCACTGGGTTTGGTCTGGTTGCACTGACTGCTATAATAGCACTTATGAAAGCTAGAAAGTCAAAACCTACCAAAACTGTCAAGAAAGACAAGAAAAAGaagtaa
- the LOC110996434 gene encoding uncharacterized protein LOC110996434 isoform X3, producing the protein MAETEEKVIMTPKSKTPTSTILVIERKAVTIPEPSDKIHVAGGDHTGIIINKEKVYENGLSEPCHAQLEFCVYLVSAANGTHTREARALRFWFKPDVSLHECPHEAQAFFRELVSPQDFPKDYVGFIKKIIKLMQNKHHLLKVLEVELRQEGTGPPPPAFIDDSIANQTQFSEQKVLDMIENAYPNPLTVEDFVTAGPWSKAEVKDALESLEEKGLTRPISDGLYIRQHSVDTQVVKQMPTLCSSRQPTIAVVTALYCEKQAVDAMMDNQETYVRFTTVGESNVYTLGTIGAHRVVTTKLPSVGRTREAMTAAGNTTTRLLGIFQKVEYVFLVGVGGGVPHYTDYKKHVRLGDVVVSTPAQDLRDKNVYVYCEKAERNEKGGWDYEVKPYKPVNFLLQELAQRIAHSNGLWTTYVQEGLERLKGMPGRWEVPEQGTDRLCVDVGDGAFIEVSHPAPAGEKTRESRVHCAPVAGGRAVSCGGEVRAAFANHARALAYDCELDAVLDSVVGNRKDCFISIRGISDYRDGTRGKEWQPHAALTAAAVMKTIIAAMEPPTD; encoded by the exons ATGGCTGAAACAGAAGAAAAAGTTATCATGACACCAAAAAGTAAAACCCCAACATCTACGATATTGGTGATTGAAAGAAAAGCGGTTACCATACCTGAACCAAGTGATAAAATTCATGTTGCTGGTGGTGATCACACtggaataattataaacaaagaaaaggTTTATG aAAATGGGTTATCAGAGCCCTGTCATGCACAGTTAgaattttgtgtatatttggTTTCTGCTGCTAATGGTACCCACACAAGAGAAGCAAGAGCTTTACGGTTTTGGTTTAAACCTGATGTGTCCTTACATGAATGTCCACATGAGGCTCAAGCGTTCTTTAGGGAGCTTGTAAGTCCACAGGATTTTCCTAAAG ATTATGTTGGTTTTATAAAGAAGATAATTAAGTTAATGCAGAACAAACATCATCTTTTGAAAGTATTGGAGGTGGAGTTAAGACAGGAGGGAACAGGTCCACCGCCACCAG ctTTTATTGATGACAGTATAGCCAATCAAACTCAATTTTCGGAACAAAAGGTATTGGATATGATTGAAAATGCATACCCAAATCCGTTGACTGTAGAAGATTTTGTCAC agCTGGTCCATGGTCCAAAGCGGAGGTTAAAGATGCATTGGAGTCTTTGGAAGAGAAGGGTCTCACTAGACCAATATCAGATGGTTTATACATACGGCAGCACAGTGTTGATACACAG gTAGTGAAACAAATGCCAACATTGTGTTCATCTCGCCAACCAACCATTGCTGTAGTGACTGCCTTGTACTGCGAGAAGCAGGCTGTTGACGCCATGATGGATAATCAAGAGACATATGTGCGATTCACAACAGTTG gaGAGTCAAACGTGTATACCTTGGGTACTATTGGCGCTCATCGCGTGGTAACCACCAAATTGCCATCCGTGGGACGGACCAGGGAAGCTATGACTGCTGCTGGAAATACTACTACCAGATTGCTTGGAATATTCCAAAAG GTGGAGTACGTATTCTTGGTTGGCGTTGGTGGTGGCGTACCTCACTATACGGATTATAAGAAACACGTGCGCCTTGGTGACGTTGTTGTTTCCACTCCTGCGCAGGATTTGCGGGATAA aaatgtatatgtatactgTGAGAAAGCAGAGCGTAACGAGAAAGGCGGGTGGGACTACGAAGTAAAGCCATACAAACCAGTGAATTTCCTCTTGCAAGAACTAGCTCAGAGAATTGCTCATTCGAATGGCCTTTGGACTACATATGTACAAGaag GTCTAGAGCGTCTTAAGGGCATGCCAGGCCGCTGGGAGGTGCCAGAGCAAGGCACAGATCGCCTCTGCGTTGATGTAGGAGATGGAGCATTTATAGAAGTGTCGCATCCTGCACCAGCCGGtgaaaaaac CCGCGAATCCCGCGTGCATTGTGCGCCAGTAGCGGGCGGACGTGCGGTGTCATGCGGGGGTGAAGTAAGGGCCGCGTTCGCTAACCACGCGCGCGCTTTGGCCTATGATTGCGAACTCGACGCCGTGTTGGACAGCGTCGTTGGCAATCGGAAGGATTGCTTTATATCTATTAGAG GTATATCTGACTATCGTGATGGCACCCGTGGAAAAGAATGGCAGCCCCATGCTGCTCTTACGGCTGCCGCTGTCATGAAAACTATAATCGCTGCCATGGAACCACccacagattaa
- the LOC110996434 gene encoding uncharacterized protein LOC110996434 isoform X1 has product MAETEEKVIMTPKSKTPTSTILVIERKAVTIPEPSDKIHVAGGDHTGIIINKEKVYENGLSEPCHAQLEFCVYLVSAANGTHTREARALRFWFKPDVSLHECPHEAQAFFRELVSPQDFPKDYVGFIKKIIKLMQNKHHLLKVLEVELRQEGTGPPPPEANGVIQRKDIIYKYCNGTFIDDSIANQTQFSEQKVLDMIENAYPNPLTVEDFVTAGPWSKAEVKDALESLEEKGLTRPISDGLYIRQHSVDTQVVKQMPTLCSSRQPTIAVVTALYCEKQAVDAMMDNQETYVRFTTVGESNVYTLGTIGAHRVVTTKLPSVGRTREAMTAAGNTTTRLLGIFQKVEYVFLVGVGGGVPHYTDYKKHVRLGDVVVSTPAQDLRDKNVYVYCEKAERNEKGGWDYEVKPYKPVNFLLQELAQRIAHSNGLWTTYVQEGLERLKGMPGRWEVPEQGTDRLCVDVGDGAFIEVSHPAPAGEKTRESRVHCAPVAGGRAVSCGGEVRAAFANHARALAYDCELDAVLDSVVGNRKDCFISIRGISDYRDGTRGKEWQPHAALTAAAVMKTIIAAMEPPTD; this is encoded by the exons ATGGCTGAAACAGAAGAAAAAGTTATCATGACACCAAAAAGTAAAACCCCAACATCTACGATATTGGTGATTGAAAGAAAAGCGGTTACCATACCTGAACCAAGTGATAAAATTCATGTTGCTGGTGGTGATCACACtggaataattataaacaaagaaaaggTTTATG aAAATGGGTTATCAGAGCCCTGTCATGCACAGTTAgaattttgtgtatatttggTTTCTGCTGCTAATGGTACCCACACAAGAGAAGCAAGAGCTTTACGGTTTTGGTTTAAACCTGATGTGTCCTTACATGAATGTCCACATGAGGCTCAAGCGTTCTTTAGGGAGCTTGTAAGTCCACAGGATTTTCCTAAAG ATTATGTTGGTTTTATAAAGAAGATAATTAAGTTAATGCAGAACAAACATCATCTTTTGAAAGTATTGGAGGTGGAGTTAAGACAGGAGGGAACAGGTCCACCGCCACCAG AGGCAAATGGTGTGATACAGCGTAAGgatataatatacaagtatTGTAATGgta ctTTTATTGATGACAGTATAGCCAATCAAACTCAATTTTCGGAACAAAAGGTATTGGATATGATTGAAAATGCATACCCAAATCCGTTGACTGTAGAAGATTTTGTCAC agCTGGTCCATGGTCCAAAGCGGAGGTTAAAGATGCATTGGAGTCTTTGGAAGAGAAGGGTCTCACTAGACCAATATCAGATGGTTTATACATACGGCAGCACAGTGTTGATACACAG gTAGTGAAACAAATGCCAACATTGTGTTCATCTCGCCAACCAACCATTGCTGTAGTGACTGCCTTGTACTGCGAGAAGCAGGCTGTTGACGCCATGATGGATAATCAAGAGACATATGTGCGATTCACAACAGTTG gaGAGTCAAACGTGTATACCTTGGGTACTATTGGCGCTCATCGCGTGGTAACCACCAAATTGCCATCCGTGGGACGGACCAGGGAAGCTATGACTGCTGCTGGAAATACTACTACCAGATTGCTTGGAATATTCCAAAAG GTGGAGTACGTATTCTTGGTTGGCGTTGGTGGTGGCGTACCTCACTATACGGATTATAAGAAACACGTGCGCCTTGGTGACGTTGTTGTTTCCACTCCTGCGCAGGATTTGCGGGATAA aaatgtatatgtatactgTGAGAAAGCAGAGCGTAACGAGAAAGGCGGGTGGGACTACGAAGTAAAGCCATACAAACCAGTGAATTTCCTCTTGCAAGAACTAGCTCAGAGAATTGCTCATTCGAATGGCCTTTGGACTACATATGTACAAGaag GTCTAGAGCGTCTTAAGGGCATGCCAGGCCGCTGGGAGGTGCCAGAGCAAGGCACAGATCGCCTCTGCGTTGATGTAGGAGATGGAGCATTTATAGAAGTGTCGCATCCTGCACCAGCCGGtgaaaaaac CCGCGAATCCCGCGTGCATTGTGCGCCAGTAGCGGGCGGACGTGCGGTGTCATGCGGGGGTGAAGTAAGGGCCGCGTTCGCTAACCACGCGCGCGCTTTGGCCTATGATTGCGAACTCGACGCCGTGTTGGACAGCGTCGTTGGCAATCGGAAGGATTGCTTTATATCTATTAGAG GTATATCTGACTATCGTGATGGCACCCGTGGAAAAGAATGGCAGCCCCATGCTGCTCTTACGGCTGCCGCTGTCATGAAAACTATAATCGCTGCCATGGAACCACccacagattaa
- the LOC110996434 gene encoding uncharacterized protein LOC110996434 isoform X2, which produces MAETEEKVIMTPKSKTPTSTILVIERKAVTIPEPSDKIHVAGGDHTGIIINKEKVYENGLSEPCHAQLEFCVYLVSAANGTHTREARALRFWFKPDVSLHECPHEAQAFFRELVSPQDFPKDYVGFIKKIIKLMQNKHHLLKVLEVELRQEGTGPPPPEANGVIQPFIDDSIANQTQFSEQKVLDMIENAYPNPLTVEDFVTAGPWSKAEVKDALESLEEKGLTRPISDGLYIRQHSVDTQVVKQMPTLCSSRQPTIAVVTALYCEKQAVDAMMDNQETYVRFTTVGESNVYTLGTIGAHRVVTTKLPSVGRTREAMTAAGNTTTRLLGIFQKVEYVFLVGVGGGVPHYTDYKKHVRLGDVVVSTPAQDLRDKNVYVYCEKAERNEKGGWDYEVKPYKPVNFLLQELAQRIAHSNGLWTTYVQEGLERLKGMPGRWEVPEQGTDRLCVDVGDGAFIEVSHPAPAGEKTRESRVHCAPVAGGRAVSCGGEVRAAFANHARALAYDCELDAVLDSVVGNRKDCFISIRGISDYRDGTRGKEWQPHAALTAAAVMKTIIAAMEPPTD; this is translated from the exons ATGGCTGAAACAGAAGAAAAAGTTATCATGACACCAAAAAGTAAAACCCCAACATCTACGATATTGGTGATTGAAAGAAAAGCGGTTACCATACCTGAACCAAGTGATAAAATTCATGTTGCTGGTGGTGATCACACtggaataattataaacaaagaaaaggTTTATG aAAATGGGTTATCAGAGCCCTGTCATGCACAGTTAgaattttgtgtatatttggTTTCTGCTGCTAATGGTACCCACACAAGAGAAGCAAGAGCTTTACGGTTTTGGTTTAAACCTGATGTGTCCTTACATGAATGTCCACATGAGGCTCAAGCGTTCTTTAGGGAGCTTGTAAGTCCACAGGATTTTCCTAAAG ATTATGTTGGTTTTATAAAGAAGATAATTAAGTTAATGCAGAACAAACATCATCTTTTGAAAGTATTGGAGGTGGAGTTAAGACAGGAGGGAACAGGTCCACCGCCACCAG AGGCAAATGGTGTGATACAGC ctTTTATTGATGACAGTATAGCCAATCAAACTCAATTTTCGGAACAAAAGGTATTGGATATGATTGAAAATGCATACCCAAATCCGTTGACTGTAGAAGATTTTGTCAC agCTGGTCCATGGTCCAAAGCGGAGGTTAAAGATGCATTGGAGTCTTTGGAAGAGAAGGGTCTCACTAGACCAATATCAGATGGTTTATACATACGGCAGCACAGTGTTGATACACAG gTAGTGAAACAAATGCCAACATTGTGTTCATCTCGCCAACCAACCATTGCTGTAGTGACTGCCTTGTACTGCGAGAAGCAGGCTGTTGACGCCATGATGGATAATCAAGAGACATATGTGCGATTCACAACAGTTG gaGAGTCAAACGTGTATACCTTGGGTACTATTGGCGCTCATCGCGTGGTAACCACCAAATTGCCATCCGTGGGACGGACCAGGGAAGCTATGACTGCTGCTGGAAATACTACTACCAGATTGCTTGGAATATTCCAAAAG GTGGAGTACGTATTCTTGGTTGGCGTTGGTGGTGGCGTACCTCACTATACGGATTATAAGAAACACGTGCGCCTTGGTGACGTTGTTGTTTCCACTCCTGCGCAGGATTTGCGGGATAA aaatgtatatgtatactgTGAGAAAGCAGAGCGTAACGAGAAAGGCGGGTGGGACTACGAAGTAAAGCCATACAAACCAGTGAATTTCCTCTTGCAAGAACTAGCTCAGAGAATTGCTCATTCGAATGGCCTTTGGACTACATATGTACAAGaag GTCTAGAGCGTCTTAAGGGCATGCCAGGCCGCTGGGAGGTGCCAGAGCAAGGCACAGATCGCCTCTGCGTTGATGTAGGAGATGGAGCATTTATAGAAGTGTCGCATCCTGCACCAGCCGGtgaaaaaac CCGCGAATCCCGCGTGCATTGTGCGCCAGTAGCGGGCGGACGTGCGGTGTCATGCGGGGGTGAAGTAAGGGCCGCGTTCGCTAACCACGCGCGCGCTTTGGCCTATGATTGCGAACTCGACGCCGTGTTGGACAGCGTCGTTGGCAATCGGAAGGATTGCTTTATATCTATTAGAG GTATATCTGACTATCGTGATGGCACCCGTGGAAAAGAATGGCAGCCCCATGCTGCTCTTACGGCTGCCGCTGTCATGAAAACTATAATCGCTGCCATGGAACCACccacagattaa
- the LOC110996457 gene encoding ELMO domain-containing protein 2, whose protein sequence is MVFFNLWSVIHWYIRPFVKWILRKTTRLCELQRICYGDKPGAQRTCNVENSLMLSHTKDVIDVISFLDAVVLEKRFMPQNFDDVLYPSINIILRAKQINTKLHPKFVPAFRQCLQQIWSYRQLIDDIEELRCTQYDSKNLDHEEKLIKLWSLLQPNVLLENRITKQWQEIGFQGDDPKTDFRGMGILGLENLLFFATEYTQVSSHVLSHSQHPKYGYTFAIVGINLTSMAYYLLKDGSAKTYMFNAKHYLPNIDLFHRFYCYLFFEFDKLWIESKPENIMEFSMIFKKFENSIRSQLSDPASVFRINIAIDTV, encoded by the exons ATGGTATTTTTTAACCTTTGGTCTGTAATACATTGGTACATAAGACCGTTTGTTAAGTggattttaagaaaaactaCCCGTTTATGCGAGCTCCAACGGATATGTTATGGTGACAAACCTGGGGCTCAAAGAACTTGTAATGTAGAAAATTCATTAATGCTATCCCATACAAAGGATGTAATAGATGTTATTTCATTCTTAGATGCCGTGGTCCTTGAAAAAAGATTTATGCCACAAAACTTTGATGATGTATTGTAtccatcaataaatataattctgcGAGCTAAAcaaatcaatacaaaattacacCCAAAATTTGTCCCAGCATTTAGACAATGTTTACAACAGATTTGGAGCTATAGACAGTTAATTGATGACATTGAAGAATTACGGTGTACTCAGTATGATAGTAAAAACTTGGACCATGAGGAAAAGTTGATCAAACTTTGGAGCCTTTTACAGCCTAATGTGCTCCTAGAAAATAGAATAACAAAGCAGTGGCAAGAGATTGGCTTTCAG GGAGATGATCCAAAAACTGATTTCCGAGGAATGGGTATCTTGGGCTTAGAAAATCTTCTATTTTTTGCTACGGAGTATACACAAGTTTCAAGCCATGTTTTGAGTCACTCCCAACATCCAAAATATGGCTATACTTTTGCAATTGTTGGTATAAATTTAACTTCAATGgcatattacttattaaaagatGGTTCAGCGAaaacatatatgtttaatgCAAAACATTACCTGCCCAATATTGACCtatttcatagattttattgctatttattttttgaatttgataaacTTTGGATAGAATCTAAACCAGAGAATATAATGGAATTttctatgatttttaaaaaattcgaAAATTCTATAAGATCACAATTGTCAGATCCAGCATCtgtttttagaataaatatagCAATTGACACAGTATAG
- the LOC110996436 gene encoding uncharacterized protein LOC110996436, translated as MLISVRIIVFLIMIISNGMARSVHSAPNNSEPSISYNLPTELSSGTIITINGKLKIDSTLRIMLLTKNGIDYACGMTFEPQKEVVIQDSTEIPYNVRHTDDSITYTIHMDARSVYETIDVIEMYFESDNAGLQTLNSCQVDSLSSIEKIVINGKQSVLNMTFNFQK; from the exons ATGTTAATAAGTGTtcgaataattgtttttttaattatgataataagcAATGGAATGGCACGAAGTGTGCATAGTGCCCCAAATAATAGTGAACCTTCCATATCCTACAATCTGCCTACAGAGTTGTCCAGCGGAAccattataacaataaatgggAAACTTAAGATTGATTCCAC GTTAAGGATAATGCTTTTGACGAAAAATGGGATTGATTATGCCTGCGGAATGACGTTCGAACCCCAAAAGGAAGTTGTTATACAAGATTCAACGGAAATCCCGTATAATGTTCGTCATACagatg ACTCAATAACATATACGATACACATGGATGCAAGATCGGTGTATGAGACAATAGACGTCatagaaatgtattttgaaaGTGATAACGCAGGTTTACAGACTTTAAATAGTTGCCAAGTAGATTCTCTAAGCAGTATTgagaaaattgtaataaacggCAAGCAGAGTGTTTTAAACATgacatttaattttcagaaataA
- the LOC110996435 gene encoding uncharacterized protein LOC110996435 isoform X1, with product MIWSSLLEQSVIRESVRGGRRLACSKLTIRASNEAHDGINGRTVNDYALGSTSHRENEMAFRLPRPLETGDIIKIEGIIKSDDRQKFRMALTTGENYIDKLNIACDVEADFLNNQFVIRTIVNGQIYDKILDSSRGDPSPTDMFPDSVPEFTLEFNVAEYNQIDISVGMSFLCSVDLKHNLRSISHVLLSDDILNVKELCFKYNQNQ from the exons ATGATTTGGAGTTCTCTACTCGAACAATCAGTAATCAGAGAGAGTGTGCGGGGTGGGCGCAGGCTGGCATGTTCGAAATTAACTATACGTGC atCAAATGAAGCACATGATGGTATTAATGGAAGAACAGTAAATGACTATGCATTAGGATCAACTTCACATAGGGAGAACGAAATGGCGTTTAGATTACCAAGACCACTGGAAACTggtgatattataaaaattgagGGGATAATAAAATCAGATGACAGACAAAA ATTTCGCATGGCATTGACCACTGGGgaaaattatatagataaactTAATATAGCCTGTGACGTAGAAGCTGATTTCCTTAATAATCAATTTGTAATACGAACAATAGTTAATGGgcaaatatatgataaaattctAGACTCATCAAGAGGAGATCCTTCACCTACAGATATGTTTCCAG aCTCAGTACCTGAATTTACCCTTGAATTCAATGTTGCAGAATATAACCAAATAGATATAAGTGTTGGTATGAGCTTTTTGTGTTCAGTTGATCTTAAACATAACTTGAGAAGTATATCACATGTACTGCTAAGTGATgacatattaaatgttaaagaactttgctttaaatataatcagaatcaataa
- the LOC110996435 gene encoding uncharacterized protein LOC110996435 isoform X2: MLKMCWDCLFGSNEAHDGINGRTVNDYALGSTSHRENEMAFRLPRPLETGDIIKIEGIIKSDDRQKFRMALTTGENYIDKLNIACDVEADFLNNQFVIRTIVNGQIYDKILDSSRGDPSPTDMFPDSVPEFTLEFNVAEYNQIDISVGMSFLCSVDLKHNLRSISHVLLSDDILNVKELCFKYNQNQ; this comes from the exons ATGCTAAAAATGTGTTGGGACTGTCTCTTTGG atCAAATGAAGCACATGATGGTATTAATGGAAGAACAGTAAATGACTATGCATTAGGATCAACTTCACATAGGGAGAACGAAATGGCGTTTAGATTACCAAGACCACTGGAAACTggtgatattataaaaattgagGGGATAATAAAATCAGATGACAGACAAAA ATTTCGCATGGCATTGACCACTGGGgaaaattatatagataaactTAATATAGCCTGTGACGTAGAAGCTGATTTCCTTAATAATCAATTTGTAATACGAACAATAGTTAATGGgcaaatatatgataaaattctAGACTCATCAAGAGGAGATCCTTCACCTACAGATATGTTTCCAG aCTCAGTACCTGAATTTACCCTTGAATTCAATGTTGCAGAATATAACCAAATAGATATAAGTGTTGGTATGAGCTTTTTGTGTTCAGTTGATCTTAAACATAACTTGAGAAGTATATCACATGTACTGCTAAGTGATgacatattaaatgttaaagaactttgctttaaatataatcagaatcaataa